The segment CTGCGCAGACTGCTCCCCGACGAACCCGAAGTCCTCGGACTGTCCGCGCTCCTGCTCCTCACCGACGCACGACGCGACGCCCGCACCGACGGCGACGACCTGGTCCCGCTCGCCGACCAGGACCGCGCCCGCTGGCGGTGGGACGACATCGGCCACGGACTCCACCTCGCCACCCTGGCCCTGCGCCGCAGCGGGGACCGCCCTGGCCGCTGGGTGCTGCAGGCCGCCATCGCCGCCCTCCAGATCCAGCCCGCACCGGACCGGGAGGCCATCGTCACCCTCTACGACCGCCTCGCCGAACAGACACCGTCCCCGGCGGTCCTCGCCAACCGCGCAGCCGCCATCGCCCTGGCCCGCGGACCCGCCGCGGGCATCGCCGCCCTCGACGGCGTCCAAGCCGCCCCCGGCGACCACCGGCTGCTCGTGCTCCATGCCGAACTGACCGCCGAACTCGGCCAACGTCCCCAAGCACGACAGCTGATGCACCAGGCGATCCAGGCCGCCCGCAACGACATCGAACGCCGCCACCTGCACCAACGGCTCAGCACATGGACCGACACCTGAGTCCAACAGAGGCGGAGCACACCCCCTGCGCCGTTTCGCAGTCACCGGCCTGAGACTCAGCGGCCCATTCGAAGGCGCCGAATCACCGCGCCGGGGCGAAGGGGGGAGAACGGGTCGACGCCGGTGGCCCCGGGCAACGAAACACGCCCGCTACGCCGCGGAACCCGGCCGGCACTCCACGGACGGACCTCAGAACCCGTGCGCCGCCGCAGTCGTCGTCGTCCACACCCCTCACACCCCCGCCACGCCTGGTCCGGCGACGCCCGCGCCCACCTCCCCTGTCGACGGCCACCTCCGCCTCATCACCGAGGACCACAACCAGCGCCGCACCTACGACGGCCACGGCAACCGCAACGCCCTCACCGCTCGCCCCGGCGCGGGCTGGGACGACCAGGAGACCGAAGAACGCTACGGCCACCCCGCAGTGGAAACCGTCCAAGGACCAGCCCACCCGGCTCCCGCAGGCCTGCTGAACGAAAGCCTCCCTCGCCAGAGCGTGTCCCGCATCACCCTGAACAGGATGCCGCAGGTCAACACTCTTCCTCAGGCCGCCGGCGAACACATAGATGTCACCGAGCGGGTCGGCGCTGAACACTGCCTTGGCCAGATCTAGATCCACACGACCGCTCTCGTCGCAGACCAAGTCGCCGATGCCATCACTGAGGTTCCGCAGGATCAAAAGCACTTGTTCAGGTACCCCGTCTGGAGACCACTGAGCCTCATCCAGCAGACGCCGCATCTCTGCGGCCACCCTCCGCTCAGCTTCTCCCCGCCCAGAGCTGTTCACCCGACCTGGACCGAGTCCGTCCGTCCCGCTACGCGGCGGACGGTGACCGGGCGTCGTCGGCGAGCCTGATGAGCGCCAGCGCGGAGCGGTACTTCTCGGCGGAGTAGCCCAAGGGCCGGTCACCCGTCCTCTCAGTCTCCTCGTACAGCTTCCGCTGCGTCTCTGCGTAGGACCGCAGGACGGACCGGGCCCGGCCCGTCGTCACGTCCAGCGCGGCCGCCACCTCGATCCAGGTGGCACCCCACCTCATAGCGTCGTCCACGAACCAGGAACGGTCCCGGAAAAGCATGCGGTGAATGCTCTCACCCAGGGCGAGGACCGCGAGCGCGTCGTCCGCGGTGGCGGTCTCCCCGGGATGGCAGCCGGAAGGCAGGTCCCGGTCCACCAGGCGGTGGTAGTGCGCGAAGTACTTCTCGGCCAGCCACGGCAGCAGGACCCCGTATCCCACGTCGTCCGGCCTGCGGATCACCCGGGCCCGCCACTCCTCCTGCGAGCGGGGCGAGCCGACGGGGACGGCGGAGGGCCGCGACCGCACCGGTTCCGAGCAGCCACGTGTCCCACCGGTCCGCGCGCCGGGCGCGGCCGTGTCCGGCGCCGGGACGCCATCACGGTAGGCCCTCCGCGTGCCGGACCAGGCCAGAAGAGCCACCACGGCCAGCGCCCCCAGGTGCGCCCCGGCTCCCGCGAGCAGGAACCACCAGGGTGACCCGCCCCGGTCCACCGCGTCGAGGCCGAGCCCCACGGACGCCACCAACGCCACGACCAGGCCGATCCACGGCAGCAGGACCATCGCCACCGCCCACGTCCTGACCGGCTGTTCGACGTTGACGCACACCCAGAGCGCGATCAGGTTGACCAGGAACCCGCACCCCGCGAGGACGGCTACCACGCCCAGGTAGAGCATCGGCCACTCCTCCGACGCGCAGGAACCACCGCCCGCGTGCTGCATGAGTGCGTTCATGGGCTCCCCGCCGTCCGGTCCCCTCGACTACCACCCCGACGGTACGAGGAGTTCGGCGCCCCGCCCTGAGCACTCGCACTCAACCGGACCCGGCCCGCTACTCAACCCGCCCGCCCGCGCGCCCCGGGACGGCCAGCGGTGGTGCCAAGCAGCGTGGCCCTCGTTCCACCGCTCCAGGGCCCGGGCCCGCTCCACCTCGGCGTCCAGACGCTCGATGCGCGTTCCGTCCCCGATACGGACGTCAGCGTGCGACGAAGCAGCGTGGTACCGGTGGCGCCGGCTGACCGTAACCATGGTCCGGGCGATCCCCGCCTGGTTCGGCATGGCCATGGCGGTCGACACGAAGGGCCCCGTCCCTGACCCCGCCTCCGCCGGGGCCAGGGAACCTTCACGGCCGCCTCAACAGCCCACGTCAGACGAAACCCACAGCTCAACGGACGCTTCGACGTGCTGAGGAAGAGAAACACCAACCGCAGGTCATCGAACTGAACAGCGACGTCGCCCGGACTCCGCCAGCTCTGCACCTTCCATCCGGCCTCGTACGAGACCGCTCGGATGGTCCTCGAAGAGACCGTTGCACCACTCGCACACCAGCAGCAGGTTGGGCGCCTCGCTGATCCACCTCGCCCGTGACCCGCCCATCCCCCGGTTGACCCGGTGGCGAATCGTCAGCCGGTCCGGCGAGCCGCACTACCGGCACAGCACCGCCATCCGCCCGACGCACTGCCCCGCGGCCCGGACGCCGGGGCACTTCGCCACTCCGACCGCCGGACAGAGCTTCCGGCAAACACCCCCTTCCGGAGCACGCCGGGCCCCTACCATGCCCCCCATGACGATCGCTCCGGAGGCGCCTTCGACCGCCCCGTTACGGTTCCTGTCCTTAGAGATCACCTCACGCTGCCGGCTCACCTGCCCCTCGCATTGCTACGCCCAGGCCGGGCCCACGGCCGGGCACGGCACGATGACGACGGACAACTGGCTGCGGATCATCGACGAAGCCGCAACCCTCGGCACAACGACCCTCCAGCTCATCGGCGGCGAACCCACCCTCCACCCCGACTTCACCCAGCTCGTCCGGCACGCCGTGGAGGCCGGCCTCCTCGTCAGGATCTATTCGAACCTCGTCCGCGTCCGCGAGCAGCACTGGCAAATCCTCCAGCACCCGAACGTTCAGGTGGCCACCACCGTCCACAGCGACGATCCGGCCGAGCACGACACGATCACCGCCCGCACCGGCTCCCACACGGCGACCGTCAGCACCATCACCGAAGCCCTGCACCGCGGCCTGCGCCCCACGGTCGCAGTCATCGACCTGGGACACGGACAGCGAGCCGAGCAGGCCCGCGCCGCGATGACCGCCCTCGGCGTCCCCGACGTCCGCATAGACCGGGTCCGGGCCGTCGGGAACGCCGCCCACGGTGCTCTGCCGTCGACCGCCGAGCTGTGCGGACGCTGCGGCGACCGGAAGGCCGCCGTCCTTCCCAGCGGAGACGTCGCGCCTTGCGAGATCGGCCGGTTCCTCACCGCGGGCACCGTGGCCGCAGGCGCCAGCCTGACATCCGTACTGAACAGCACCCGATGGGCCGGAGATCACCGCGAACGTCCCACACCGCGCGAGCGCGGACCCCTGCCCGCCCGACTGCCGGCCGGCCGCCTCCGACTCCTGCGCCCCCGCCAAGGGCGAACCCTGCGGCCCGATGGACTGAACCGCGCCCCCCGATGACCTCACCAGCCTGCCCACATGTTCCTGACCTGAAGGAAGTCCTTGACCACGCACTGGACGCCAGCGGGCTGGGACCACCATGCCGCGCGGATGGCCGACGAGACCGTACGGCCCGAATCCCGCTGGCACGGCCCCCTGGCCACAACACCCCGCCACCTGTTCGTGCCGCACCAGCTCGCCGGGTACCCGCGAGACACTGCCCCACCCTTCCGGACGGGCCTACTCCACCGCCCAGATCCAGGCACCCCAGCCAGGCGTCGACGTCACCGAGTTCAACCCCTCACCCCTCCGCGCCAGCGGCGAGATCATCAGCACGGCCGACGACCTCAACCGCTTCTACAGCGCCCTCCTCGACGGCCGGCTGCTGCCCCAGGCGCAACTGAAGGAGATGACCACCACCATCTCCGTCGGCGCCGACGCCCACGGGCTGGGCCTCTTCCGCATGACCACCTCCTGCGGGGCCGAACTCTGGGGACAGCGCGGCGGCGGCTACGGATTCGAAGCCCTCACGGTCTCCACCCGCGACACCCGCCACCGGATGACCCTGTACTTCAACACCGACCACCTCGCGCTCCAGGGCACAGCGGCCAGAGACATCACCGACGCAGAGTTCTGCCGACACCCATGATCTGGGGCGGCCCCGCCCGCCAAGCGGTCACAAACGTCCTGCCCACGGGAAGCACAGGACTCCAGAAGAGGCGATGACCGCTTCACACGCAGGATGAGACAGAGGCTCTTGGCTGTTCAAAGACAGGTTCTATGCGCCGACGGGCAGGGCGCCCGGCCGCCGTCGACCGCAGCCCCGGGCCGCAGGACCACTCCCGGCCCCGGACAGCAGCGCGGCGCGACAGGCGGAACCGGACGCGCCGACAGCGCAGCAGCCCGCGGTCGTGCTGCCGCGCCGCGCTTCCCGCCGCGCGGGCATACCTATCGTCGCCGGCCGTCCCGGACAGCCAGTTCCTCGGACAGGACCAAGTCGATGAAGTCGAAGTAGCCCATCTTGGCCTCGCCGGCCCGCTGTGCGTACTGGGTCAGGGCCCCGGCCGGGTGGAGCAGGCCCAACTTGGCGGCCGTGCTGCGGATTCAGACCTCACAGCGGGGCATTTGAGCATCCCGGCGAACGCACGGGTTGCTGCGCATACGCCTGACTGATGGAGATCACCGCCGCCGCGGTCAGGGAGTCGTGCACACCACGAAGGCCCGGATGCCCTCCTGCACGGTATTGGTGTTCCGGACGGTCACCTGCCAGCCCGTAGTGCCCCCAAAGGAAGCGATGATGAAGGACCGCCCAGTGTCGGCGCCGGCGACGAGACCAACATTAACGCCTCCACCGCCAGTGCTGACCGTGCCTGCGGGACAGGACACGGTTGCGTTACCGATCTGCCCCGCGGCCACCGTCACCAGGTCACCGAATGTGCGCTGAAACGGGGCTGCGGCCTTCGAGACGGCCCGGTCCCCCTGCACTGGTGCGCCGGAGTCGGCGTTCCGGGCGACCGCCACTCCCGCCCCGGCGGTGAGCAACGCGGCGGCCGTCAGGGCGGCGACCTTGATGCGTCTCATGTCGATCTCCATCCGTCCGTGTGTCATATGGGTTCGGCATGCCCCCGCCCCCGTGCGTCATCCGCGATGTCGCTCGTTCGCCGCACGCAGGAACGATCCCCCTCCGCCGATGGAGGGAAGGGCCCGGAACCCCCTTCCGTGCGATCACTGTCGCGGCGGTACACCGACGCCTCGGGCGACGCGGTCGAGACCGGACAGCGTTTCCTGCGCCTTCCTCCAGTTCGACTTTGGAACGCAGAGGCCAGGCTGCCGCACCCTGCAGCCCGATCCCTTCCAGGCATTTGCCGACCGTACGGTGACTCGACCTCGCCACACACCAGTGGTGGCGCCTGCGCATCCACGCCCGCGGCCGCGACACCGCAGCCGCCCTCGGCGACCACCCCACCAGCCCCGACGGCGCACCCGCCGAACAGCACCACATCCAGACCCGGCCCCCACGCTCCGGAAACCCGCCACCGCCTCACCGACCACACCGGCACCCAGATCCGCGCCTGCCGTTCCGGTGGAGCATCGGCCGCCGCCGGACGGGTACCGCCGCGCGGTCGAGACGCACCCCCAGGCCGTGCCGACGCCCCGGGTGGATCCAGGCATCGCGGCAGCGGTGGAGCGGCAGACCGCCGAGATGCGGGACCTGTCGCGCCGCGCGTTCCCCGAGCCCGACGCCGTCCCCGACGATGCGCCGGCCCCGAACGAGCAGACCCGTGCGCAGCGGCGCCGCCAAGCCGCGGCGACCGAGGCCGCCGCGCTGCGCCGGGCCCGCGCCGAGCGAGCTGGGGCGACCGCGCTCTCGGCACCTCAACCCCGACAGGCGGCCGGTGAGGTGGCATGAGCCGTGTCGTCCGCGGGGGTGAATCTCGGTCCGGACCCGCACCGCCGTGCGGCCGGGCGGCAGTACGGTGGGCGGCCGACGAGGGAAGGCGCAGCGCCATGGATGAGAAAAGGAGCTGGAGCACGCTCATCGAGGGACGGGAGGTGCGGATCCCGGCGACGATCGACGGTGTCCGCCAGGCCCTCGCCTACGATCCTGAGCTGCTGACGGAGTTCGAGCGGGAACTGGGCGGCACCCCGGCCCTGGAACTCCCGGCATTCCTTGCGGCGTACGCCCTGCCCCGGAAGGCATGGGACGAGATCGACGCGACCATCGAGCGGCTGCGCGCCGGGGACTTCTCCGGCTGCACCCCGCTGGAGGACCTGGACGACGCGGTCGCCGGACCGGAAGCCCGGTGAGCCGCTACCGAATCCAGTTCTCCGACCAAGCCCTCGCCCAGCGCCGGTCGATGGACGCGCAGGCCCGTGCCGCAGTTGACGACGGTATGCGGCGGCTCGCCACTGACCCGTACGGGCAGGGCTCCATCCCCGCCCCGCGCAGCCAGAGCAAGGACCGCCGGATGCTCACCCCGCCGAAGGCGATCGTCATCTACTGGGTCCATGCCGACGTCCTGGTCATCACCGCCGTCGATATCGCCCACTGAACACCGCTGCGGACGCGCGGGGCCGGCTGTTCGAGCGGGTACGGGCGGCGTACGCGACCGACTGCGCCC is part of the Streptomyces qinzhouensis genome and harbors:
- a CDS encoding cytochrome d ubiquinol oxidase subunit II, producing MNALMQHAGGGSCASEEWPMLYLGVVAVLAGCGFLVNLIALWVCVNVEQPVRTWAVAMVLLPWIGLVVALVASVGLGLDAVDRGGSPWWFLLAGAGAHLGALAVVALLAWSGTRRAYRDGVPAPDTAAPGARTGGTRGCSEPVRSRPSAVPVGSPRSQEEWRARVIRRPDDVGYGVLLPWLAEKYFAHYHRLVDRDLPSGCHPGETATADDALAVLALGESIHRMLFRDRSWFVDDAMRWGATWIEVAAALDVTTGRARSVLRSYAETQRKLYEETERTGDRPLGYSAEKYRSALALIRLADDARSPSAA
- a CDS encoding type II toxin-antitoxin system RelE family toxin: MSRYRIQFSDQALAQRRSMDAQARAAVDDGMRRLATDPYGQGSIPAPRSQSKDRRMLTPPKAIVIYWVHADVLVITAVDIAH
- a CDS encoding radical SAM protein, which gives rise to MTIAPEAPSTAPLRFLSLEITSRCRLTCPSHCYAQAGPTAGHGTMTTDNWLRIIDEAATLGTTTLQLIGGEPTLHPDFTQLVRHAVEAGLLVRIYSNLVRVREQHWQILQHPNVQVATTVHSDDPAEHDTITARTGSHTATVSTITEALHRGLRPTVAVIDLGHGQRAEQARAAMTALGVPDVRIDRVRAVGNAAHGALPSTAELCGRCGDRKAAVLPSGDVAPCEIGRFLTAGTVAAGASLTSVLNSTRWAGDHRERPTPRERGPLPARLPAGRLRLLRPRQGRTLRPDGLNRAPR
- a CDS encoding serine hydrolase; its protein translation is MPRGWPTRPYGPNPAGTAPWPQHPATCSCRTSSPGTRETLPHPSGRAYSTAQIQAPQPGVDVTEFNPSPLRASGEIISTADDLNRFYSALLDGRLLPQAQLKEMTTTISVGADAHGLGLFRMTTSCGAELWGQRGGGYGFEALTVSTRDTRHRMTLYFNTDHLALQGTAARDITDAEFCRHP